From Polaribacter haliotis:
AGCATACAGATCTAATAATATTGTAGATAAAGAGACTTTAGAACATTTCGAGAAATTTGAAAAAAGAACAAAAAGTAGTCTAGATTTAGATGGTTACTTGTATTCTGAATCAGCAAAATATAAAAGATTAGAAGCATATAGAAATGCAACTAAAAACCCAAATCAACAAACCACAGTAACAAATAATTTGTCAACTGCAACTTCAATTAGTTTTGGTGTTCCAAATAGTGCAAGTTTAGGAAAATGGAAAAATATAGGTCCTTTTGGAGATCCAGATGTAAAATGGTCTGCAACTGGAAATGGTTCTTTAGAACATGTAGAATTTCATCCAACAAATCCTGCAGAAATGTATGTTTCAGCAAGAAATGGTGGTTTATGGAAAACGACCAATTATGGAAAGAATTGGACACCAATGACAGATCATTTTGCAACAGATAATGTTTCTTGTTTGTCAATTTCTAAAAAAGACCCAACCATTTTTTATATGGGAGCAGGTGAAGATAAAAAAGTTTGGTATTCATCAGACTCTGGTTCTACTTGGGAAGATAGAAGTACTGGAATTGCTGGTACAATATATGGCCTTTATTCTGCTCCAGATGACGAAACGAAAGTATTAGCAGCAACAACAGAGGGTATTTATTTAACAACCAACTCTGGAACTTCTTGGACACAGAAAGTAGCAGGAAGATATTTAGATATAAGACTTACAGATAATTGGGATTTAATTGTAGCAACTACAGATAATAATAATGACGCTACAGGTTATAAAGATTTCTTCTTTTCTAAAGACGAAGGTGTAACTTTTACAGAACAAACTGTAACCACTACAATAGATAAAATTAATAGATTTTTCTTGGCAATTCATAAACCAACATCTGGTGCAACTCAAGTTTTTGCTTATGGAATAAAAAATTCGAATACACCAACTACATTTGTTGGTTTATGGAAATCAGATTATACACCTAGTCCAGCAGATGGCACTTCTTTTTTTAGTTTTACAGAAGTTAAACATGCTACATATACTTATCCTAATGGAGCAGTTCCATTAATTGAAGATAGTTCTCTAGCAGCAGGTTATAAAGCAGAAACAGAAGATTATTATGGAGGTATAAATCCATATTCTTCTGCATATTATCAAAGTGATTTTTATGTAAGTCCAAACAACCCAGACTATATGCTTACTTGTAGAGAAAAAATTTGGGGATCTGAAGATGGTGGTAAAATTTGGAGTTATAAGCCAAGTTATGGTGGAAGTCATTGGGCAGATAATAGATATTTTACAACAAATAAAGCTAAAGATTCTATCTTTTTCTGTAATGATGGTGGTTTGTGGGCAATTAAAGATACAGACATGTTTCCTTCAGCAGCAACAGTTACAGCTTCTGGTTTAAGTAAAGACGATTATATGGCTTCCAAAATTGTTTCTAAAAACGGAGATATTTGTGTTGCAGAAGGTTCTCAAATGGATGTTAGCCAGTTAGATAAAGGGGTTTTTATGACTGGTGGACAAGATTTAGGACAAATGTTTACCAGAAATGGAAGAACTTCTCATGTGGCATCTGCAGATGTTTATAGAGGAAGAATTAAACCAACAGACGATAGTAAATTTATTACTGGTAGATTAAATGTAAGTTTAGATGGAAGTACAGATATTCATTCTGTGTATGATAATATAGATGCAGATCATTTTAATTCAGAAAGATTATATGGTTTTACAAACACCAATCAAACCACAGAACTTGCAGACGTACGTTTGGTAAGATCTCCTATTAATAAAGACGGTTGGTTGGTAGATGGTTTTTATGGAGAAAATAGAGCAAATACTGGAGGTAGAGATTGGACTGCAACGAATAATGATTGGGAAACTGTAAACATTTCTTCTACAGGAATAACAGATTTAAAACCAGGAACTTTCGAGCAATCTAGAGCAAATGGAGAAATCGCTTTTTTAGGTGATGAAGTTGGTCAAAAATTATTTATTACAGAAAATTTGTCTGCAGCTACACCAACTTGGGTTGAGCTAACAACTGCACCAAAAGCAAATATTTATAGATTGGCAACACATCCAAATAATGAAAACATTATAGTTGCAGCAACAAGTGTTGGTGTATTTATTTCTAAAGATAAAGGTCAAACCTGGAATGTTAGATCAAATGTGCCAGAAACAAAACCAAAAGGGGTTTTAATAGATAAAACAACAGAGGAAGGTATTTATGTTTATACAAGCTTAACAGTTTATTATATAGATGAAACCAGAACAGAATGGAAAGAATTTAATAAAGGTTTACCGTTGCAAAACCTTACAGATATGCGAATTGCATATTATGCAAATAACGATAACAGGTTGTATGTTTCTAAATATGGGAGAGGAGTTTGGTCTACCAGTTTACAATCTGTTTTAGATAAAAACACAAATAAACCAGTAGCAGATTTTACAATTCATGGTTTAAGTAAAAAAACTTTTTCAGTTGGTGATACTTTAAAATTGATAAGTCATGCTTCAAATGCTACAAGTTTGCAATGGACAATTGAGAATGGGGCAAATGTAAAAAATATTGCAGATGAAGAAGCTCCTGAAGCAAAATTACTAAATGCAGGTTTTTACAAAGTTACTTTGTTAGCAACAAATGCTAATGGTTCTCATACAAAAATTGAAGAAAATTATATACAAGTTATTGCAGAACCAACTGCTTTAAGTTGTACACCAACAAATAGTGCTACATTAAATTGGTACAGATATATATATAAGATAAAAGTAGATGATGATGAGTATTTAAACTCAGAGCAAGATAATTATGCTAAACTAGATAAGGTTTTTACTGTAGAAAAAGGCGAAAATATACCAATTTACATAGAAGATAGCCACGTAGATTCTAATGGAAATTTTAATCATTATATAAAGGTTTGGATAGATTATAATAATGATGGCGATTTTGATGATGCAAATGAAGAAATAGCAACTTCTGGTGGTAGAGTAGAAAACTTTACCGCAAATTTTACAGTGCCTTCAACAGCATTAGTTGGGCAGAAATTAAACATGAGAGTAGTTGGTTTAGAAAGTTCTGATGCACCTATTTCTTGTCAAGAGACAGGATCAAGACATGTATTAGATTTAGGTATCATTTTTAAATCAAAAATTGTTAATTCTATATCGCACACATTATTAACTAATAATAGTGTAAAATTAGAAAACAACTTTACGGGTGCAAATAATATAGTAAAAGCTGGTTTTGTATATTCTACTTTAGATACAGAGTTAACAACAGAAAATTCTCATTCTATTTTATCTTCTGCAAGTCTTACTAACGATGATTCTTTTGAAACAGATTTAATAGATTTAGACTACAATAGAAAATACTATTATAAAGCGTTTATTATAGATGATTCAGGAAAATCATATAGCGAAAGAAAAAGTTTTCAATTAGCAGCATTTACAGCACCTTCTTTAGAAACTATTTCAGCTTTAAATTTAGAAAATAATTCTTGGAAATTAATGGGAACAGTGTATCCTAATAATAATTTATTTGTTGAGTTAAAAATAGAATATGGTGTTTCAGATTTTTCTAATGCTATAACTTTTGATGCTACCTCTTATGCAACAGACAAAACGTATAATATAGAAACAGATATTTCTATAGATCCTGCAAATGAATATCAATATAGATTATCTGGAGTTTTAAATGGCAAAACATATGTAAGTAACATTGCACGTATAAATGGTAATGCAACACATTGTGCACCAAGTGTAGATAGTTACCAGTGGTATAGGAGAATAGATAAATTTGTGTTTAACGGTCAAACTATCAATTCATCTGGCTATACTGGTTACGAAGATTTTTCGAGTACTGTATTTAATGTAACTGAAGGAAGTACATATGCTGTTTCTTTTACAGATTCGCACGCAGGTTCACCAAGTGCAGATTTAAACTATATTGTTTATATCGATTATAATAATGATGGAGATTTCGAAGATAATAACGAGATTGTTTTAACAGGTAGAGGTTTAAATACATTTACAAGTTCTATAACAATTCCAGAAGATGATATTATTTTTAATACAAATTTAAAAATGAGAATTGGAGGTTATCATAGCAATGTAAGTCCATGTAAAATTGATATTGGTGAGTTCGAAGATTATACAATTAATGTTGTAAGAAATATTTGGAACGGAACAACAAGTACAGATTGGGATGTTGCTACAAACTGGTCTATAGGAGAAGTGCCAACTACAGGCTCTAACGTAATTATACCAGCAAACACCACTTTTAAGGCAGAAGCAAATGGGGTAATAATATTAAATAAATTAACGCTATTAGATAATGCAAGTTTAACAGTAAATGGAGCAGTAACGAACTCAGGAGAAATTAAAATTGGTTCTGGTGCATCTTTTATTGCTAAAACAAGTGTTTCTGGTGTTATAAAATATAGTAGAGATTTAGATGAAAAAGATAAGTGGTATTTAGTATCACCACCAATGAAAAATGTTAGTATTACTACTTTAAAGGAAAATACAGTTTTGGCAAAAGGTACAGGCTCTAATATAGGTATTGGAACTTACAATTCTGGTGCAACAGCTTGGACTTATTTTACAACAGCTTCATCTGGAAATTTAACATCTGGTCAAGGTTACGCTGTAAGACTAGCAGGTCCTGGTAAAGTATCTTTTGAAGGAAATATGCAGACTGCAGATGAAACTAAAATTGCAATTAATAATAGTTTCGATGGCTATAATTTAGTAGGTAACCCTTATCCATCATATATTCCAGTAAATAATAAAACAGAAGCGACTTACAATATTTTAAAAATAAATGATGCTGATAATGATTATCTAACAGAAAGTACGCTTTGGTTCTGGAATCAATCATTAAATTCAGGTAAAGGTTCTTATCAAGCATATAACCATGCTTCAGATAAACGATACATAGCACCAGGACAAGCATTTTTTGTAAAAGCAAATGGAAGCCATCAATTTAAGTTTACAGAAGATATGCAAAGTCATCAAACATCAGACGTTTTTAATAAGATGTCAAATGATAGGTTCGAAATTAATTTAAAAATTAGTGATGAAACAAATACAGCATCTACCGAAATTTATTTTATAAATGGAACAACATCAGGTTGGGATGATGGCTATGATTCTACAACTTTTAATGATCCTAATAATCATTTAAAATTATATTCGGAATTAGTAACAAATAGTACTGGGCAAAAATTACAAATTCAATCTTTACCAGATAGTAAATTTCAAGAAATGGTTATTCCTCTTTTTGTAAAAGGAAAATCTGGCTCAACTGTAAACTTTAAAATAGATGCTATTAATATTCCAACTAAATTAAATGTTATTTTAGAGGATAGACAGAAAGGAGTACTTACTGTTTTAGAAAAATCTTCAGACGTTTATTCAGTTAATTTAGATAATAACAATTTAATTTCTAGCCGTTTTTATATACATGTAAACACCTTACAAGCTTTATCTACAGAAATATTTAATATTGATAAGGTTCTTTTTTTTACAGAAAATAATAGTAGTATAAAAATATTAGGATTATTTGGCGAAAATTCTAAATTAGAACTTTTCGATATCAATGGAAAGAAGTTGTTTAATACTACATTTAATGCAAATGGAAATAATAGTATTGCAATATCTAATTTAAGTTCTGGGATATACATTGGTAAAATTACCACAAAAAATAACAAAACTATATCTAAAAAAATATTTTTAAGATAAAAACTAAGAGTGGTTTTCAAAATCGGAAAACCGCTTTTTATTAATATTAAAGTTACTATAAGAACAATGTTGCAGCTATATTATTA
This genomic window contains:
- a CDS encoding GEVED domain-containing protein, whose translation is MKKVLLLIVLSILLFSCNQQSKKELIFLNKNAYEFPVWQDMLTQEKVKFSDVILAFKAYRSNNIVDKETLEHFEKFEKRTKSSLDLDGYLYSESAKYKRLEAYRNATKNPNQQTTVTNNLSTATSISFGVPNSASLGKWKNIGPFGDPDVKWSATGNGSLEHVEFHPTNPAEMYVSARNGGLWKTTNYGKNWTPMTDHFATDNVSCLSISKKDPTIFYMGAGEDKKVWYSSDSGSTWEDRSTGIAGTIYGLYSAPDDETKVLAATTEGIYLTTNSGTSWTQKVAGRYLDIRLTDNWDLIVATTDNNNDATGYKDFFFSKDEGVTFTEQTVTTTIDKINRFFLAIHKPTSGATQVFAYGIKNSNTPTTFVGLWKSDYTPSPADGTSFFSFTEVKHATYTYPNGAVPLIEDSSLAAGYKAETEDYYGGINPYSSAYYQSDFYVSPNNPDYMLTCREKIWGSEDGGKIWSYKPSYGGSHWADNRYFTTNKAKDSIFFCNDGGLWAIKDTDMFPSAATVTASGLSKDDYMASKIVSKNGDICVAEGSQMDVSQLDKGVFMTGGQDLGQMFTRNGRTSHVASADVYRGRIKPTDDSKFITGRLNVSLDGSTDIHSVYDNIDADHFNSERLYGFTNTNQTTELADVRLVRSPINKDGWLVDGFYGENRANTGGRDWTATNNDWETVNISSTGITDLKPGTFEQSRANGEIAFLGDEVGQKLFITENLSAATPTWVELTTAPKANIYRLATHPNNENIIVAATSVGVFISKDKGQTWNVRSNVPETKPKGVLIDKTTEEGIYVYTSLTVYYIDETRTEWKEFNKGLPLQNLTDMRIAYYANNDNRLYVSKYGRGVWSTSLQSVLDKNTNKPVADFTIHGLSKKTFSVGDTLKLISHASNATSLQWTIENGANVKNIADEEAPEAKLLNAGFYKVTLLATNANGSHTKIEENYIQVIAEPTALSCTPTNSATLNWYRYIYKIKVDDDEYLNSEQDNYAKLDKVFTVEKGENIPIYIEDSHVDSNGNFNHYIKVWIDYNNDGDFDDANEEIATSGGRVENFTANFTVPSTALVGQKLNMRVVGLESSDAPISCQETGSRHVLDLGIIFKSKIVNSISHTLLTNNSVKLENNFTGANNIVKAGFVYSTLDTELTTENSHSILSSASLTNDDSFETDLIDLDYNRKYYYKAFIIDDSGKSYSERKSFQLAAFTAPSLETISALNLENNSWKLMGTVYPNNNLFVELKIEYGVSDFSNAITFDATSYATDKTYNIETDISIDPANEYQYRLSGVLNGKTYVSNIARINGNATHCAPSVDSYQWYRRIDKFVFNGQTINSSGYTGYEDFSSTVFNVTEGSTYAVSFTDSHAGSPSADLNYIVYIDYNNDGDFEDNNEIVLTGRGLNTFTSSITIPEDDIIFNTNLKMRIGGYHSNVSPCKIDIGEFEDYTINVVRNIWNGTTSTDWDVATNWSIGEVPTTGSNVIIPANTTFKAEANGVIILNKLTLLDNASLTVNGAVTNSGEIKIGSGASFIAKTSVSGVIKYSRDLDEKDKWYLVSPPMKNVSITTLKENTVLAKGTGSNIGIGTYNSGATAWTYFTTASSGNLTSGQGYAVRLAGPGKVSFEGNMQTADETKIAINNSFDGYNLVGNPYPSYIPVNNKTEATYNILKINDADNDYLTESTLWFWNQSLNSGKGSYQAYNHASDKRYIAPGQAFFVKANGSHQFKFTEDMQSHQTSDVFNKMSNDRFEINLKISDETNTASTEIYFINGTTSGWDDGYDSTTFNDPNNHLKLYSELVTNSTGQKLQIQSLPDSKFQEMVIPLFVKGKSGSTVNFKIDAINIPTKLNVILEDRQKGVLTVLEKSSDVYSVNLDNNNLISSRFYIHVNTLQALSTEIFNIDKVLFFTENNSSIKILGLFGENSKLELFDINGKKLFNTTFNANGNNSIAISNLSSGIYIGKITTKNNKTISKKIFLR